A region of Deltaproteobacteria bacterium DNA encodes the following proteins:
- the tsaE gene encoding tRNA (adenosine(37)-N6)-threonylcarbamoyltransferase complex ATPase subunit type 1 TsaE — protein MAYTESVKIRVTDRDQTIKLGEIIGKSLEPGSIIALKGDLGAGKTVLVKGIAKGLEIEDEPASPTFVIMNSYEGDIPLYHFDLYRISDADELLGIGYEEFFFGKGVAAVEWADRIEEIFPEYTIYIEIKIPEDGNSGLETEREINIKGKKEWVLSFKNTAEQALPTSTR, from the coding sequence ATGGCATATACAGAGAGTGTTAAAATTCGGGTAACCGACAGGGATCAAACAATAAAACTCGGCGAAATTATTGGAAAATCGCTCGAACCCGGTAGTATTATAGCGCTCAAGGGCGATTTGGGCGCGGGCAAGACAGTGCTTGTAAAGGGCATCGCGAAGGGCCTTGAGATTGAAGACGAACCCGCGAGCCCCACTTTCGTGATAATGAATTCTTACGAGGGGGATATACCGCTTTACCATTTCGACCTGTACAGAATCTCCGATGCGGATGAGCTGCTCGGAATCGGATACGAGGAGTTTTTTTTCGGTAAAGGAGTCGCGGCTGTCGAGTGGGCGGACAGGATTGAAGAAATATTTCCTGAATATACTATATATATTGAGATAAAAATACCGGAAGATGGAAACAGTGGTCTTGAAACCGAGCGGGAAATTAATATAAAAGGTAAAAAAGAATGGGTCTTATCGTTCAAAAATACGGCGGAACAAGCGTTGCCAACCTCGACAAGATAA
- a CDS encoding radical SAM protein translates to MITPQDSLKGAIKYLQTRFTGRPKLVNLEITKLCNAKCDFCDYWQTRHEERIYDYRPVIELINPLVVVITGGEPMLRKDLPDIVRQVKESSYFIFTSMVTKGDLLTVDKAQELFDAGINQIAISLDFPGKMHDTYRGIPGLWDYLSELLPELGRKFPRRQVTLNTIIMEDNLEYIPELAHKAKEWGVAISFSSYSVMKTNNETHFVPPEEIQKVQNLVDELIRLRREWKGTILSTEYYLSEIPKYFTEGGIPGCTAGISHIQVTPSGHLKRCSEMPVTAHYSEYRPDLYDKTKCTACWYSCRGETQTPANVKRALEYMGVWI, encoded by the coding sequence ATGATAACTCCACAGGACAGCCTCAAAGGGGCAATTAAATACCTTCAGACCAGATTCACCGGACGCCCCAAGCTGGTAAACCTCGAAATAACGAAACTTTGCAACGCGAAGTGCGACTTCTGCGACTACTGGCAGACCAGGCACGAGGAGCGAATCTACGACTACCGTCCCGTTATCGAGCTCATTAACCCGCTTGTCGTCGTGATCACGGGCGGGGAGCCCATGCTGAGAAAAGACCTGCCGGATATTGTGAGGCAGGTGAAGGAGTCCTCCTACTTTATTTTCACGTCGATGGTTACGAAGGGAGACCTTCTGACTGTGGACAAGGCACAGGAGCTTTTCGACGCGGGCATTAACCAGATAGCCATATCGCTCGACTTTCCGGGCAAGATGCACGACACGTATAGAGGAATTCCGGGCCTCTGGGACTATCTCTCCGAATTGCTTCCGGAGCTGGGAAGAAAATTCCCGAGGAGGCAGGTAACACTCAACACGATCATAATGGAAGACAACCTCGAATATATTCCAGAGCTTGCCCACAAAGCAAAAGAGTGGGGCGTGGCGATTTCCTTCAGCTCTTACTCCGTAATGAAGACGAATAACGAGACACATTTCGTGCCGCCCGAAGAAATCCAGAAGGTTCAAAACCTCGTGGACGAATTGATACGTCTGAGAAGGGAGTGGAAGGGAACTATACTTTCGACCGAATATTACCTGAGTGAGATTCCGAAGTACTTCACCGAGGGAGGCATTCCGGGCTGTACAGCCGGAATAAGCCATATACAGGTTACGCCGAGCGGCCACCTGAAAAGGTGCTCGGAGATGCCCGTTACCGCCCACTACTCTGAGTACAGGCCCGATCTCTACGATAAGACAAAATGTACCGCATGCTGGTACAGCTGCAGGGGAGAGACGCAGACCCCCGCCAATGTAAAACGCGCCCTTGAGTATATGGGCGTCTGGATTTGA
- the cysS gene encoding cysteine--tRNA ligase, which yields MKKVTLYNTMTQKKEELAPYGMDKIKMYVCGPTVYDSAHLGHARAAVTFDVIERFLSHIGYEVTYVRNFTDIDDKIINKANETGVPAEEISERYIQEYREDMASIGVRKPTIEPKVTDHVPEIIELIGKIMDNGYAYQSGDDVFFSVKKFKGYGKLSKRDPDDMLAGTRIDINEKKEDPLDFALWKGAKPGEPFWESPWGRGRPGWHIECSTMSMKYLGESFDIHGGGRDLIFPHHENEIAQSEAATGSEFAKYWIHNGLIQINREKMSKSVGNILNVRDAVSIWNREVIRLFFLSHHYLNPADFSDTTMEESGAALERLYITLKRASDLRKEGSADDPELAGAVTRFREKWIETMCDDFNTADAIGNLFELTRAVNRSIDSRGWTPALGHALEEIRHFGDALGILEYEPAEYLQGIKLEQKSTGITEEEIEELVRERELARKEKNWERADEIRDSLSDQGITLEDKAEGTIWRVKS from the coding sequence ATGAAAAAAGTAACGCTTTATAATACAATGACCCAGAAGAAGGAAGAGCTCGCCCCTTACGGCATGGACAAGATTAAGATGTATGTCTGCGGCCCTACGGTCTACGACTCGGCCCATCTGGGGCACGCCAGAGCGGCCGTCACATTCGACGTAATCGAACGGTTCCTTTCCCATATAGGCTATGAAGTTACATACGTCAGGAATTTCACCGATATTGACGACAAGATAATAAACAAGGCGAACGAAACGGGTGTCCCGGCGGAAGAGATTTCCGAAAGATATATACAGGAATACAGGGAAGACATGGCGTCCATAGGCGTCAGGAAACCTACGATCGAGCCCAAAGTAACAGATCACGTTCCCGAAATCATTGAGCTTATCGGAAAGATTATGGACAACGGCTACGCATATCAGTCAGGTGACGACGTCTTCTTTTCCGTAAAGAAGTTCAAGGGTTACGGAAAGCTTTCTAAAAGAGACCCGGACGACATGCTCGCCGGCACAAGGATAGACATAAACGAAAAGAAAGAAGACCCGCTCGATTTTGCGCTCTGGAAAGGGGCGAAGCCCGGGGAGCCCTTCTGGGAAAGCCCTTGGGGCAGGGGACGCCCCGGATGGCACATCGAATGCTCGACAATGAGCATGAAATACCTGGGCGAGAGCTTCGACATACACGGAGGAGGGAGGGATTTGATTTTCCCACACCACGAGAACGAGATCGCGCAGTCAGAAGCCGCGACAGGAAGCGAGTTCGCAAAGTACTGGATTCATAACGGCCTCATTCAGATAAACCGCGAAAAGATGTCCAAGTCCGTCGGCAACATATTGAACGTACGAGACGCCGTATCGATATGGAACAGGGAGGTAATAAGGCTCTTTTTCCTCTCGCACCACTATCTGAACCCCGCGGACTTTTCGGACACTACAATGGAAGAATCCGGCGCCGCGCTCGAAAGGCTCTACATTACTCTAAAGCGGGCAAGCGATCTCAGAAAGGAAGGAAGCGCCGATGATCCCGAGCTTGCCGGGGCGGTAACCCGGTTCAGGGAGAAATGGATTGAGACTATGTGCGACGACTTCAACACCGCCGACGCTATAGGCAACCTGTTCGAGCTTACGCGCGCCGTGAACAGGTCGATTGATTCACGAGGCTGGACACCGGCCCTGGGACATGCGCTTGAGGAAATCAGGCATTTCGGGGATGCGCTTGGAATACTCGAATACGAGCCCGCGGAATATCTGCAGGGCATAAAACTCGAGCAGAAATCAACCGGAATAACCGAAGAAGAAATCGAGGAGCTCGTCAGGGAAAGGGAGTTAGCGAGAAAAGAGAAGAACTGGGAGCGCGCCGATGAAATCAGGGACTCCCTGAGCGACCAGGGAATTACGCTTGAAGACAAGGCGGAAGGCACCATCTGGCGGGTTAAAAGTTAA
- a CDS encoding aspartate kinase has protein sequence MGLIVQKYGGTSVANLDKIKWVAEHVIRTKQRGNGVVVVVSAMAGETDRLVKISLQIMDPPDERELDVITSSGEQVSSGLLSMTVKSLGHEALSFQGHQVRIVTDNAHSKAKIVRIDAEKIKKALDDRKIVIVAGFQGVDEEGNVTTLGRGGSDLTAVALAAALNADSCELYKDDVDGIYTTDPGVVPGARKLDRVSYEEMLELASLGSKVLQARAVEFAMKFGVKLNVRPTANPDSEGTWVVEEEDMSHMENILISGVSYDKNQAKITITQVPDSPGIAAKIFTPLSENGIIVDMIVQNVSIEGHTDMTFTVPRTDFKKSIILTEKVAKKLRARNVLSDDKITKVSLVGVGMKTHSGVATEMFTALAKEGINIMMISTSEIKISCVIEEKYTELAVRTLHDAFKLGESK, from the coding sequence ATGGGTCTTATCGTTCAAAAATACGGCGGAACAAGCGTTGCCAACCTCGACAAGATAAAATGGGTGGCAGAGCACGTTATAAGGACAAAGCAAAGGGGTAACGGCGTAGTTGTCGTAGTCTCCGCCATGGCGGGGGAGACGGACAGGCTGGTAAAAATATCTCTTCAGATAATGGACCCCCCTGATGAAAGGGAACTTGACGTCATCACATCGAGCGGCGAGCAGGTATCCTCGGGGCTTCTATCCATGACGGTTAAATCGCTCGGGCACGAGGCGCTGTCCTTTCAGGGACATCAGGTGAGGATAGTTACGGACAACGCCCACTCCAAGGCGAAGATAGTCAGAATCGACGCCGAGAAAATAAAAAAAGCGCTCGACGACCGTAAAATAGTTATCGTCGCCGGGTTTCAGGGGGTAGACGAGGAGGGAAATGTCACGACGTTAGGCAGAGGGGGCTCGGACCTCACGGCGGTCGCGCTCGCGGCCGCGCTTAACGCCGATTCCTGCGAGCTTTATAAGGACGATGTGGACGGCATATACACTACTGACCCCGGCGTTGTGCCCGGCGCAAGGAAGCTGGACAGGGTTTCCTACGAAGAGATGCTGGAGCTTGCGAGCCTAGGATCGAAGGTGCTTCAGGCGCGAGCAGTCGAGTTCGCTATGAAATTCGGAGTAAAGCTCAACGTCCGTCCGACGGCAAACCCCGATTCGGAAGGAACATGGGTAGTAGAGGAGGAAGATATGTCTCACATGGAAAACATACTTATATCGGGGGTATCGTACGATAAAAATCAGGCGAAGATCACAATCACTCAGGTTCCCGACAGCCCCGGAATCGCCGCGAAGATATTCACCCCTCTGAGCGAGAACGGAATAATCGTTGACATGATTGTTCAGAATGTGAGCATAGAGGGGCACACCGACATGACGTTCACCGTGCCGAGGACAGACTTTAAAAAATCGATTATACTTACGGAAAAGGTAGCAAAGAAGCTCCGAGCGAGGAATGTTCTGTCCGACGACAAGATTACCAAGGTGTCACTCGTCGGTGTTGGAATGAAGACCCACTCCGGAGTGGCTACGGAAATGTTTACCGCCCTTGCCAAAGAGGGAATCAATATTATGATGATTAGTACGTCCGAGATAAAGATTTCGTGCGTGATAGAGGAGAAGTACACGGAGCTTGCCGTGAGGACGCTTCACGACGCGTTTAAGCTCGGAGAGTCAAAATGA
- a CDS encoding NAD(P)H-hydrate dehydratase, whose translation MKIGTREIVREIDRKTIEEYRIPSLILMENAGRATADVIIEEFPYAERVAVFAGGGNNGGDGFVVARHLMGQGIDVTVYAASDPKKYSGDALTNMRAFKNTGGEVIELKKSVRKYKQADLIVDALFGTGLDRKVEGFYKKVIDFINAQSVPCVAVDIPSGLDANKGFPLGTAVKADVTVTYVLPKIGMIIYPGLDYSGEIYVADITTPKFLEANVPYELITAESVENILTTRHADSHKGTYGHVLILAGSPGKSGAATLASSGALRVGTGLVTVGVPESLNPIMEQKTTEAMTEPVPETGLGTFGSVSLKRVKEIISNKITALAIGPGISTTEETREFLFEIIRTTDLPMVIDADGLTLVAEDISILKKAKAPVVLTPHPGEMSRLTGLSTEEIQADRIGVSLDFSKRHNVHLVLKGARTVISTPGGQAYINTTGNAGMASGGMGDVLTGILGGFLAQRLNTDDACKLGVFVHGLAGDLAAEEKGLAGIVAGDLAEILPTALRELPYTDDEPVIRIR comes from the coding sequence ATGAAAATAGGCACGCGTGAGATAGTAAGGGAAATTGACAGGAAGACGATTGAGGAATACCGCATACCGAGCCTGATTCTCATGGAGAACGCAGGGCGGGCGACGGCGGACGTCATTATCGAGGAGTTTCCGTACGCTGAGAGGGTTGCGGTGTTCGCGGGAGGCGGCAATAACGGCGGGGACGGTTTCGTTGTTGCGCGCCACCTTATGGGACAGGGAATCGACGTCACAGTATACGCCGCCTCGGACCCGAAGAAATACAGCGGCGACGCGCTAACTAACATGAGAGCCTTCAAAAACACTGGCGGCGAGGTTATAGAGCTCAAGAAAAGCGTCAGGAAATACAAACAGGCCGATTTGATAGTTGATGCGCTTTTCGGTACGGGGCTCGACAGAAAAGTCGAGGGATTTTATAAAAAGGTAATTGATTTTATAAATGCCCAATCCGTCCCCTGCGTAGCCGTTGACATACCTTCGGGCCTGGACGCGAACAAGGGCTTCCCGCTCGGCACAGCGGTAAAAGCCGACGTCACGGTAACATATGTGCTTCCGAAGATAGGGATGATAATATATCCCGGCCTCGACTATTCGGGTGAAATTTACGTAGCGGATATTACGACACCGAAGTTCCTCGAGGCTAATGTACCGTACGAGCTGATAACGGCAGAGTCGGTCGAGAATATTTTAACGACGCGGCACGCCGACAGCCATAAAGGCACTTACGGCCATGTCTTAATTCTCGCGGGCTCGCCCGGCAAATCGGGAGCGGCGACACTCGCTTCATCGGGGGCTTTGAGGGTAGGCACCGGTCTTGTCACGGTGGGGGTTCCCGAAAGTCTGAATCCAATCATGGAACAAAAGACGACCGAGGCCATGACCGAACCTGTTCCCGAGACCGGACTCGGGACCTTCGGAAGCGTTTCCCTCAAGAGAGTGAAGGAAATCATATCCAACAAAATAACCGCTCTGGCCATAGGGCCCGGGATTTCGACAACAGAAGAGACACGCGAATTCCTGTTCGAAATAATAAGAACGACCGACCTGCCTATGGTGATTGACGCCGACGGACTGACGCTCGTCGCGGAAGACATCTCCATACTGAAAAAAGCCAAAGCCCCGGTCGTGCTGACTCCACATCCCGGAGAAATGTCGAGGCTTACGGGGCTCAGCACGGAAGAAATACAGGCGGACAGGATCGGTGTGTCGCTCGACTTCTCAAAACGTCATAACGTCCACCTCGTTCTAAAAGGCGCGCGTACAGTTATATCCACACCGGGTGGACAAGCTTATATAAATACTACGGGCAACGCAGGCATGGCCTCGGGCGGTATGGGCGACGTGCTCACAGGCATCCTGGGCGGCTTCCTCGCTCAGCGCCTTAACACAGACGACGCCTGCAAGCTCGGGGTATTCGTCCACGGCCTGGCGGGAGATCTGGCAGCGGAGGAAAAAGGCCTGGCGGGCATTGTAGCCGGAGATCTGGCCGAAATTCTCCCCACAGCCCTGAGAGAGCTTCCTTACACGGATGATGAGCCGGTAATCCGAATTCGCTGA
- a CDS encoding phosphatidylglycerophosphatase A, translating to MHKGVAKLIATFFYVGLLPYAPGTWATAAAIPFYYLISGIPYYFYIAVTVVVIIISVRASDEVEKIYGKADPGQIVADEVCGYLVTMILIPPTLTNIIIGFFLFRFFDMVKPPPARQAERLPGGLGVVMDDVVAGIFANIVLQIIILYLL from the coding sequence GTGCATAAGGGGGTCGCGAAACTAATAGCGACATTTTTTTATGTAGGCCTTCTTCCATATGCTCCCGGCACGTGGGCGACAGCCGCTGCCATACCGTTTTACTACCTGATATCGGGAATACCGTATTATTTCTACATAGCCGTAACGGTCGTGGTTATTATCATCTCCGTCCGCGCTTCAGATGAAGTCGAGAAAATTTACGGAAAGGCGGATCCCGGTCAGATAGTAGCCGATGAGGTATGCGGGTACCTTGTCACGATGATACTCATTCCGCCCACTCTGACCAATATAATTATCGGTTTTTTCCTGTTCAGATTTTTCGATATGGTAAAGCCGCCTCCAGCGAGGCAGGCGGAGCGTCTGCCGGGAGGCCTGGGGGTTGTGATGGACGATGTCGTGGCCGGAATATTCGCGAATATAGTGCTTCAGATAATAATACTTTATTTGCTGTGA
- the cimA gene encoding citramalate synthase, translating to MSEHTVKIYDVTLRDGTQGESISFSIHDKLRIAQKLDELGVHYIEGGWPGSNERDEGFFDEAKKLRLRKARIAAFGSTRRAGKSCEEDGSIQALLKAETPAVTIVGKSWDFHVKEALRIPLKENIQIIHDSVSYLKKRVDEVFFDAEHFFDGFKHNPKHAIDAIKAAEEAGADVLVLCDTNGGTLPWEIEGIVREVNLSLDNPNLGIHTHNDGEVGVANTLYAVREGVGQIQGTMNGYGERCGNANLCSIIPNLKLKLGIDCLDEDELRRLYDVSHFIHELTNLPPIKHRPFVGESAFAHKGGLHVSAVMKKSETYEHVKPDVVGNRRRVLISDLSGRSNIVYKAKELGIELDSHDKRVNNILKELKKLENEGYEFEGADASFELLVRKSLGEYRKPFHLKGIRTITEKRSDDEEPITEATLIVQVDGVTEHMAAIGNGPVHAMDQGLRKALEKFYPNLKNMKLKDYRVRVLSAQHGTDAVVRVLIESGDGESDWSTVGVSQNIVEASWKALVDSIDYKILKDEAKRAAKARG from the coding sequence ATGAGCGAACATACGGTAAAGATATATGACGTGACACTGAGGGACGGGACCCAGGGGGAAAGCATATCGTTTTCGATCCACGACAAGCTGAGAATCGCTCAGAAGCTGGATGAGCTGGGCGTCCACTATATCGAGGGCGGCTGGCCGGGATCTAACGAACGTGACGAGGGTTTCTTCGATGAGGCCAAGAAGCTGAGATTGAGAAAGGCCAGAATAGCCGCTTTCGGAAGCACCCGCCGCGCCGGAAAGTCCTGCGAGGAGGACGGCAGCATTCAGGCGCTCCTCAAAGCCGAGACGCCTGCCGTAACAATAGTCGGCAAAAGCTGGGATTTTCACGTAAAGGAAGCGCTCAGGATACCGCTTAAGGAAAATATTCAGATAATCCATGACTCTGTTTCCTATCTAAAGAAGAGAGTTGACGAAGTATTTTTCGACGCCGAGCATTTCTTCGACGGTTTCAAGCACAATCCAAAACACGCGATCGATGCCATAAAGGCCGCGGAGGAGGCCGGGGCCGATGTCCTGGTACTCTGCGATACGAACGGCGGCACTCTCCCCTGGGAGATAGAAGGAATCGTAAGGGAAGTTAATTTAAGCCTCGACAACCCCAATCTCGGCATTCATACGCATAACGACGGGGAGGTAGGCGTCGCCAACACGCTCTACGCGGTAAGGGAAGGCGTAGGCCAAATACAGGGGACAATGAACGGATACGGAGAGAGGTGCGGCAACGCGAATCTCTGCTCGATAATCCCCAACCTCAAACTCAAGCTCGGAATTGATTGCCTCGACGAAGATGAGCTCAGGAGGCTATACGATGTGTCTCACTTTATACACGAGCTGACTAACCTGCCGCCGATCAAGCACAGGCCTTTCGTAGGTGAGAGCGCGTTTGCCCACAAGGGCGGGCTTCACGTAAGCGCAGTCATGAAGAAATCCGAGACATACGAGCACGTAAAGCCGGACGTAGTAGGCAACAGGAGAAGGGTCCTGATATCGGATCTTTCGGGCAGGAGCAATATTGTGTATAAGGCAAAGGAGCTTGGAATAGAGCTCGATTCCCACGACAAGCGTGTGAACAACATACTCAAAGAGCTAAAAAAACTCGAAAACGAAGGATACGAATTCGAGGGCGCGGACGCCTCGTTCGAGCTGCTCGTAAGGAAATCCCTCGGGGAGTACAGAAAGCCTTTTCATCTGAAGGGCATACGCACGATTACGGAAAAACGAAGCGACGACGAGGAGCCTATCACGGAGGCTACGCTTATAGTTCAGGTGGACGGCGTAACCGAGCACATGGCCGCTATCGGAAACGGGCCTGTTCACGCTATGGACCAGGGACTGAGAAAGGCCCTGGAAAAGTTCTATCCCAACCTAAAGAACATGAAGCTCAAGGACTACAGGGTGAGGGTGCTCTCTGCCCAGCACGGAACGGACGCAGTAGTAAGGGTTCTTATAGAATCGGGCGACGGCGAGAGCGACTGGAGCACCGTAGGGGTATCGCAGAATATAGTCGAAGCCAGCTGGAAGGCGCTTGTGGACAGCATAGACTACAAGATACTCAAAGACGAAGCCAAGCGCGCGGCAAAAGCCCGGGGCTGA
- a CDS encoding SDR family oxidoreductase, with product MVQGLENNWALILGASSGFGEAAAIELASHGMNIFGIHLDRKSTMPKVEEIKEKIKQKGREASFFNINAADSGQRAETLDEIEQILDEHGSPSGIKVLIHSLAFGTLKPYIAKDEKLRVSDKNMDMTLDVMAHSLVYWTQEVVSRKMMVEGGRIFAMTSSGGHRVWPTYGPVSASKAALESHIRQLAVELAKYKITANAIQAGVTETPALSKIPGNDKIIEHALAANPTGRLTTTEDVARAIAALSVPETHWLTGNVIKVDGGEDLI from the coding sequence ATGGTACAAGGGTTGGAAAATAACTGGGCACTGATATTGGGCGCGTCAAGCGGCTTCGGTGAAGCCGCGGCGATTGAGCTTGCGTCACACGGCATGAATATATTCGGGATACACCTCGACAGGAAATCAACCATGCCCAAGGTTGAAGAGATAAAAGAGAAAATAAAGCAGAAAGGAAGGGAGGCAAGTTTTTTCAACATCAACGCCGCGGATTCCGGGCAACGGGCCGAGACCCTGGACGAGATCGAGCAAATTCTGGATGAGCACGGGAGTCCTTCCGGAATAAAGGTGCTGATTCATTCTCTGGCTTTCGGCACGCTCAAGCCCTACATCGCCAAGGACGAAAAGCTGCGAGTATCCGATAAAAACATGGATATGACTCTTGACGTTATGGCGCACAGCCTGGTTTACTGGACTCAGGAAGTAGTGAGCAGGAAGATGATGGTCGAAGGCGGAAGGATATTCGCCATGACCAGCTCGGGCGGTCACAGGGTATGGCCTACCTACGGCCCCGTATCCGCTTCCAAAGCGGCTCTGGAGTCACACATACGCCAGCTCGCTGTGGAGCTCGCCAAATATAAGATCACGGCAAACGCGATACAGGCGGGTGTAACGGAGACCCCCGCCTTGAGCAAGATTCCCGGAAATGACAAGATAATAGAGCACGCTCTCGCGGCTAATCCCACGGGCAGACTCACCACTACGGAAGATGTTGCCCGGGCGATAGCAGCGCTCTCAGTCCCTGAGACACACTGGCTTACGGGAAACGTGATAAAAGTCGATGGAGGGGAGGACCTTATTTAG
- a CDS encoding competence/damage-inducible protein A, with protein MIIEVITTGDELMSGLTRDGNFTWAGHSLFSLGFEIGYHTTVGDDRDRIEEALGIARKRAHTVIVTGGLGPTPDDLTAEVAARLIGAPLELNDGTLRTMEERLGSRGRSLTETNKKQAYLPKGSKVLINHWGTAPGFSFESERTVFYFLPGVPKEFYAMMGEYVIPELLRRDNERKPFRSKLVKTFGLPESEVARMLEGAQREGVKLGYRSHFPEIHLRVSSYGETEQDADALMSEFMSDIKSRLSEYIFSTGGETLEEVVGKLLRESGKTLATAESCTGGLIAHRVTNVPGSSDYFLEGIVSYSNEAKEKVLGVPLDMIEAQGAVSAPVVEAMARGVRNLAGSDIGVAVSGIAGPGGGSAEKPVGTVFIGVDNGEQGSPFSEKFRFYGTREDIKLISSEKALQIIMKILLNNV; from the coding sequence ATGATAATCGAAGTCATTACAACAGGGGATGAATTGATGAGCGGCCTTACGCGGGACGGGAATTTCACGTGGGCGGGTCACTCTCTTTTCTCGTTAGGTTTTGAAATCGGCTATCATACCACCGTAGGGGATGACAGGGACAGGATCGAAGAAGCGTTAGGCATTGCGCGCAAGAGGGCCCATACGGTGATTGTGACGGGAGGGTTGGGGCCTACTCCGGACGATCTCACCGCCGAGGTCGCGGCCCGTCTTATCGGCGCGCCGCTTGAGTTAAACGATGGGACCCTGAGAACGATGGAGGAAAGACTCGGGTCGAGAGGGAGGTCTCTCACGGAGACTAATAAGAAGCAGGCCTATTTGCCCAAAGGCTCTAAAGTACTCATAAACCACTGGGGCACGGCGCCCGGTTTCAGCTTTGAATCGGAGCGGACGGTGTTTTATTTCCTCCCGGGAGTTCCAAAAGAATTTTACGCTATGATGGGGGAGTACGTCATCCCCGAGCTTTTACGGAGGGATAACGAAAGAAAGCCCTTCAGGTCGAAGCTTGTAAAGACATTCGGGCTACCCGAATCGGAGGTCGCCCGTATGCTGGAAGGCGCTCAAAGGGAGGGTGTCAAGCTTGGATACAGGTCTCATTTCCCCGAAATACACCTGCGTGTGTCCTCATACGGAGAGACGGAGCAGGATGCGGACGCTTTAATGTCGGAGTTCATGAGCGACATCAAAAGCCGTTTGAGCGAGTATATTTTCTCGACCGGGGGCGAGACGCTCGAGGAGGTAGTGGGAAAGCTCTTGAGGGAGAGCGGGAAAACGCTCGCTACGGCTGAATCGTGCACGGGAGGGCTTATCGCCCACAGGGTAACGAATGTCCCGGGAAGCTCGGACTATTTTCTGGAAGGAATCGTGTCTTACAGTAACGAAGCCAAGGAAAAAGTGCTTGGAGTGCCGCTGGATATGATCGAAGCGCAGGGAGCCGTAAGCGCGCCCGTTGTGGAAGCGATGGCCCGGGGGGTGAGAAATCTTGCGGGCTCGGATATAGGGGTTGCGGTGTCGGGAATCGCAGGGCCGGGCGGGGGATCTGCCGAAAAACCTGTGGGTACGGTGTTTATAGGTGTTGATAACGGCGAGCAGGGCTCTCCTTTTTCGGAGAAATTCCGATTTTACGGAACACGCGAGGATATAAAGCTTATCAGCTCCGAAAAAGCCCTTCAGATTATTATGAAAATTTTATTAAATAATGTATAA
- a CDS encoding methylated-DNA--[protein]-cysteine S-methyltransferase: protein MSQIYYSSVLTRVGEVFVVAGADCVSRIIFGEKAFRDFRDSLNGTRVVEGGAAEKMAKELAQYFEGKLSRFETGIDVPEGTPFQRAVWKKLLDIPYGEVTTYREIAESVGRPGAARAVGNAVGANPLPIVIPCHRVLASNGLGGYTGGIGIKKDLLRIEGVLS from the coding sequence ATGAGCCAGATTTACTACTCATCCGTATTAACCAGAGTCGGCGAGGTATTTGTAGTGGCCGGGGCAGACTGTGTGTCAAGAATTATCTTCGGCGAGAAGGCTTTCAGGGATTTTCGGGATAGCCTTAACGGGACCCGGGTTGTTGAAGGCGGGGCCGCCGAAAAAATGGCAAAAGAGCTTGCGCAGTATTTCGAAGGGAAGCTTTCGAGGTTCGAGACCGGCATAGATGTCCCCGAGGGTACACCTTTTCAGAGAGCGGTCTGGAAAAAGCTCCTCGATATTCCCTATGGGGAGGTAACTACCTACAGGGAGATTGCCGAGAGTGTGGGAAGGCCGGGCGCGGCAAGGGCGGTCGGTAACGCGGTAGGCGCGAATCCTCTGCCGATTGTCATCCCGTGCCACAGGGTGCTTGCGTCAAACGGGCTCGGCGGTTATACGGGAGGAATTGGAATCAAAAAGGACCTCCTCAGGATAGAGGGGGTGCTCTCGTAG